In Cupriavidus basilensis, one genomic interval encodes:
- a CDS encoding Fis family transcriptional regulator: MSRNAIDQCIRDSLGAYFRDLDGEEPSNMYNMVLEAVERPLLEAVMARAERNQSLAAAYLGINRNTLRKKLQQHGLL, encoded by the coding sequence ATGAGCCGCAACGCTATCGACCAGTGCATCCGGGACAGCCTGGGTGCCTACTTTCGCGACCTGGACGGTGAAGAGCCGTCGAATATGTACAACATGGTGCTCGAAGCCGTGGAACGGCCACTGCTGGAAGCAGTGATGGCGCGCGCCGAGCGCAACCAGTCGCTCGCGGCAGCCTACCTGGGCATCAATCGCAATACGCTGCGCAAGAAGTTGCAGCAGCACGGTTTACTTTGA
- the dusB gene encoding tRNA dihydrouridine synthase DusB yields the protein MQIGPHQLRNNLFVAPMAGVTDRPFRQLCKRLGAGYAVSEMVASNAQLWKSEKTMRRANHTGEVEPIAVQIAGAEPAMMAEAARHNVERGAQIIDINMGCPAKKVCNVAAGSALLQNEPLVVRIVQAVVAAVAEVDPRVPVTLKIRTGWDRQNRNALRIARMVEDAGISMLTVHGRTRADLYKGEAEYETIAAVKAALSIPVVANGDVTTPQKAKHVLAVTGADAIMIGRAAQGRPWLFREIEHYLATGELLPSPEVAEIRAIMNAHLEDHYDFYGEFTGVRTARKHIAWYTRGLAGANLFRHRMNTLDSTTAQLAAVNEYFDEQALLSERLVYVEDGADGTDDADDEKRNKSNNNNNGELLAA from the coding sequence GTGCAAATCGGACCGCACCAACTCCGCAACAACCTGTTCGTCGCGCCCATGGCCGGTGTGACGGACCGGCCATTCCGCCAGCTGTGCAAACGGCTGGGCGCGGGCTATGCGGTGTCCGAAATGGTCGCCTCCAACGCACAGCTGTGGAAGAGCGAGAAGACCATGCGGCGCGCCAACCACACGGGCGAAGTCGAACCCATCGCGGTGCAGATCGCCGGCGCCGAGCCGGCCATGATGGCGGAGGCTGCACGCCACAACGTGGAGCGCGGCGCGCAGATCATCGACATCAACATGGGCTGCCCGGCCAAGAAGGTGTGCAATGTGGCCGCCGGCTCGGCGCTGCTGCAAAACGAGCCGCTGGTTGTGCGCATCGTCCAGGCGGTGGTCGCCGCCGTGGCCGAGGTCGATCCGCGCGTGCCCGTCACGCTCAAGATCCGTACCGGCTGGGACCGCCAGAACCGCAATGCGCTTCGCATCGCGCGCATGGTGGAAGACGCCGGCATCAGCATGCTCACCGTGCATGGGCGCACGCGCGCCGACCTGTACAAGGGCGAAGCCGAGTACGAGACCATTGCCGCGGTCAAGGCAGCGCTGTCCATCCCCGTGGTCGCCAACGGCGACGTCACCACACCGCAAAAAGCCAAGCATGTGCTGGCCGTGACCGGCGCCGACGCCATCATGATCGGCCGCGCGGCGCAGGGCCGGCCCTGGCTGTTCCGCGAGATCGAGCACTACCTGGCCACCGGCGAGCTGCTGCCGTCGCCGGAAGTGGCCGAGATCCGCGCCATCATGAACGCGCACCTGGAAGACCACTACGACTTCTACGGCGAGTTCACCGGCGTGCGCACCGCGCGCAAGCACATTGCCTGGTACACGCGCGGCCTGGCCGGCGCCAACCTGTTCCGCCACCGCATGAACACGCTGGACAGCACCACGGCCCAGCTCGCCGCGGTCAACGAATACTTCGATGAGCAGGCGCTGCTGTCCGAGCGCCTGGTCTATGTGGAAGACGGCGCGGACGGCACGGATGATGCCGACGACGAGAAACGCAACAAGTCGAACAACAACAATAACGGGGAGTTGCTTGCCGCATGA